A window of Macrobrachium rosenbergii isolate ZJJX-2024 chromosome 58, ASM4041242v1, whole genome shotgun sequence genomic DNA:
tctgcctcttactcaccAACTCATTATACTGGTGACCCTGAAGATGACTGACGCAACCACCACCAGTACCAGCCCACCCAACAACAACGCTGCAGCAGCAAACATAGGCCTACTGCCCTTCACAACCAACAACCCATAGGCCTGGTTCTTCAGAAcagagaccatcttcaggtcAAAGAAGATCTCCTCTTCATCCCGCAAAGCCAACGCCATCCTCAAGTTCCTGCCAAATGACATCTTCGAGCAGATCACAGAATGGCTTGCTGACCAAAAGACAACCTTCACCTACAAAACACTGAAGATCCAACTAAGGTCATCCCTCAGCATGCCGGCCGCCTTagagctaggaaattcctagacaaTGTAAGGGCAGCAATAGGAGATCAGTGGCCATTGCGCATCTACAAGCAACAATGGCACATAATTACAACCCCTACCACAGACAGCCGCACAGAAACTACATTGGACCTTGTGAGAAAGGTCCCACTTACAAAATTACCCAGACAAACAGTCGCAGCCAGCCCCAACGCATCAACAGTGAACCTCAAAGATTTCCTGAAGACAATTGATGCTGTCCACCTGGCCCACAAGTCAATGGAGCTTACACAACCAACCGTAGCAGCAGCCGCCCGACAGCCACAACAGCAGCAGACCAacacagagacagacagtgaTCCAAAGGGCCCCACTGACAAGTCGATGGAGCTTACACAACCAACCGTAGCAGCAGCCACCCAACAGCCACAACAGCAGCAGACCAacacagagacagacagtgaTCCAAAGGGCCCCACTGACAAGTCGATGGAGCTTACACAACCAACCGTAGCAGCAGCCACCCAACAGCCACAACAGCAGCAGACCAacacagagacagacagtgaTCCAAAGGGCCCCACTGACAAGTCGATGGAGCTTACACAACCAACCGTAGCAGCAGCCACCCAACAGCCACAACAGCAGCAGACCAacacagagacagacagtgaTCCAAAGGGCCCCACTGACAAGTCGATGGAGCTTACACAACCAAACAGAGACAGACAGTGATCCAAAGGGCCCCGCCACCCTCATGCACCACTACCAGAGCTCCAGGTGGAACAACAAACCAAAATACAAGGCCAAAACAGAAGAACGTCCCAAGGGAATTTGTTTCTACCACTGAAGGTTCGGGAGCAGAGCCCAA
This region includes:
- the LOC136837263 gene encoding 110 kDa antigen-like, with the protein product MELTQPTVAAAARQPQQQQTNTETDSDPKGPTDKSMELTQPTVAAATQQPQQQQTNTETDSDPKGPTDKSMELTQPTVAAATQQPQQQQTNTETDSDPKGPTDKSMELTQPTVAAATQQPQQQQTNTETDSDPKGPTDKSMELTQPNRDRQ